Proteins encoded together in one Nitrospira sp. window:
- the nuoF gene encoding NADH-quinone oxidoreductase subunit NuoF, with protein MPKHELILLKNMMQPGYTGSLQDYEKAGGYQAVRNTLGKIAPAEVTAIVRKSGLRGRGGAGFPTGVKWGFLPKDYQGSRYLCCNADESEPGTFKDRQLMERDPHQVLEGILLACYAIGAESAYIYIRGEMVLGSRILEHAINEARAAGYIGKNILGTGIHVDVWVHRGAGAYICGEETALLESLEGKRGLPRIKPPFPATHGLYNKPTVVNNVETLANLPHIMNRGAEWFAAIGSPPKSTGTRVFCVSGHVKWPGNYEVPMGVTVRELVFEHAGGMRSDKPLKAFIPGGASAPFLTPAHLDVKLDFEHVATAGSMLGSGGVTVMEEGTSMVWAALRLMEFFYHESCGKCSPCREGSSWLVQTLRRILAKRGRMQDLETLLDLCKNIAGRTVCAFGDAEVAPIQSTLKHWRQEYVDLIHEADAANLIRPEPVARH; from the coding sequence ATGCCTAAACACGAACTGATCTTATTGAAGAATATGATGCAGCCCGGCTATACCGGGTCGCTGCAGGACTATGAGAAGGCCGGCGGTTATCAAGCTGTTCGCAACACACTCGGGAAAATTGCACCGGCAGAGGTGACCGCCATCGTGCGAAAATCCGGCCTCCGTGGACGCGGCGGTGCGGGCTTTCCGACCGGCGTGAAATGGGGCTTCCTCCCCAAAGACTATCAAGGCTCACGATACCTGTGTTGCAATGCCGACGAGAGCGAGCCGGGTACGTTCAAGGACCGACAACTGATGGAACGCGATCCTCACCAAGTCCTGGAGGGCATCCTGCTTGCCTGCTATGCCATTGGAGCGGAATCGGCCTACATCTATATCCGTGGGGAGATGGTCCTGGGCTCAAGGATTTTGGAACATGCGATCAATGAAGCGCGGGCGGCTGGTTACATCGGGAAAAACATTCTCGGGACGGGTATCCACGTCGACGTGTGGGTACACCGAGGGGCCGGGGCCTACATCTGCGGCGAAGAAACAGCCTTGCTGGAATCCCTTGAAGGCAAACGCGGACTCCCCCGCATTAAGCCGCCGTTTCCAGCCACGCATGGGCTCTACAATAAACCGACGGTGGTGAACAACGTCGAAACCTTGGCGAACCTCCCCCATATCATGAACCGCGGGGCCGAATGGTTTGCGGCAATCGGATCCCCCCCGAAGAGCACGGGGACCAGAGTGTTTTGCGTGAGTGGACATGTCAAGTGGCCAGGCAACTATGAAGTTCCAATGGGCGTGACGGTTCGGGAACTGGTCTTCGAACATGCCGGCGGGATGCGGTCGGATAAGCCGCTCAAAGCGTTTATTCCCGGTGGAGCTTCAGCACCTTTTTTAACGCCGGCGCATCTCGATGTGAAACTTGATTTTGAGCATGTCGCAACGGCAGGATCGATGCTCGGGTCCGGTGGCGTCACCGTCATGGAAGAAGGGACCAGTATGGTCTGGGCTGCACTCCGACTGATGGAATTCTTCTACCATGAGTCTTGCGGGAAATGCAGTCCCTGTCGAGAGGGCAGCTCATGGCTGGTTCAGACATTGCGCAGGATTTTGGCTAAACGTGGCCGGATGCAAGACCTTGAAACCTTGTTGGATCTATGCAAGAACATCGCAGGCCGGACGGTCTGTGCGTTCGGTGATGCGGAAGTCGCGCCGATTCAGAGCACCCTGAAACACTGGCGGCAGGAGTATGTGGACCTCATCCACGAAGCAGACGCCGCCAATCTGATCAGACCTGAGCCGGTGGCACGGCACTGA
- the nuoG gene encoding NADH-quinone oxidoreductase subunit NuoG, translated as MPDTTTPMVRITIDGMTVKVPKGTLVIEAARRVGVMIPHFCYHPKLKPDANCRMCLVEVEKMPKLQTACSTPVDEGMSVRTATTVVNDAHRSVLEFILANHPLDCPVCDQGGKCDLQDFSHQYTATSRFIETKRVFQKEYFSPLIETQMNRCVQCLRCVRYCDEVMDVKALAPVGRGTMTEIKHFGPHPLDCEFCGGCVQICPVGAITSRLSMYEYRPWMLKRADTICGYCGDGCQMTVHTKGKELIEVNSAHGAGRNNGDLCARGFFGFHATSHSARLTHPLIRRNGALVQTTWEEALEYVADRISGIKTAHGGPSVGGLISGRCTNEELYLFQKFMRVAVGTSHIDSSARYGHMNGLHAMRLVQGTHRWTVTFDDILEADVLLLVGTNITETNPITGLKVKEAVKKRRATLITLESLEPVVGTISNIATLSNHHFRTAPSDIPTTILGLLKAIVEQGLIQPSLTQQYPAYVGAVTSALQEVSWQDLQAITGMAPDAFAQAAKVLAASKRVVVLAGQLLLRSERGYSGSLTLLDLLLLTGKLDQPGCGFAPLAEENNDQGAVEMGAVAEFLPGVCFVSSRTDHDRIMKQWNADVPPSTGASLVEMLDRARAGSMKAMFIVGENPVGSLPAALHAEDALRKLDLLVCQELFLTETAALAHVVLPAASFLEKSGTFTNTEGHVQAVRPSIEPLGESRPDWEVFSALSILLGSPMEYAESKEILKEIRSLIPGYGSLGPTPLPSKVDRVIMERYLTDGYQRDLAVRYRLVAPKSRPDGTLRLDLVQSLFHSGKFSTRSKGLLQIEDRGRLRINPVDAARFALVDGDRVRLSSTSGEMTTEVKLVERVPQGTAWFPDHFGQTAVRLFDCAIDPITHAPSLRTTTVSMMRVA; from the coding sequence ATGCCTGACACGACAACCCCGATGGTTCGCATAACGATCGATGGAATGACCGTCAAGGTTCCGAAAGGGACCTTGGTCATCGAAGCGGCCCGGCGTGTCGGCGTCATGATTCCGCATTTCTGTTACCACCCGAAGCTCAAACCGGACGCCAACTGCCGCATGTGCCTGGTCGAAGTCGAAAAGATGCCGAAGCTCCAAACCGCCTGCAGCACCCCGGTCGACGAGGGGATGAGTGTGCGCACGGCCACAACCGTGGTCAACGACGCCCATCGATCGGTGCTCGAGTTTATCCTCGCCAACCATCCGCTCGATTGCCCGGTCTGCGATCAAGGTGGAAAGTGCGACCTTCAAGATTTTTCTCATCAGTATACGGCCACCAGCCGATTCATTGAAACGAAGCGCGTGTTTCAGAAGGAGTATTTCAGTCCGTTGATCGAGACACAAATGAATCGCTGCGTGCAATGTCTCCGCTGTGTCCGATATTGCGACGAAGTGATGGACGTTAAGGCGCTGGCACCGGTTGGGCGCGGCACCATGACGGAAATCAAGCACTTCGGCCCACATCCGTTGGACTGCGAGTTCTGCGGAGGCTGCGTGCAGATCTGCCCGGTCGGAGCCATTACCAGCCGTCTTTCGATGTATGAATATCGGCCGTGGATGCTGAAACGGGCCGACACGATCTGCGGGTACTGCGGAGATGGATGCCAGATGACGGTGCACACGAAGGGGAAGGAGTTGATCGAGGTCAACTCGGCCCATGGCGCGGGGCGTAACAACGGCGACCTCTGTGCTCGTGGATTTTTTGGGTTCCATGCGACCAGCCATTCGGCACGCCTGACTCACCCGCTCATTCGTCGCAATGGCGCATTGGTCCAAACTACCTGGGAAGAAGCGTTGGAATATGTCGCCGACCGCATCAGCGGGATCAAGACCGCACACGGAGGGCCGAGCGTCGGCGGGTTGATTTCAGGCCGTTGTACGAATGAGGAGCTGTACCTCTTCCAAAAGTTCATGCGCGTCGCCGTCGGCACCAGCCATATCGACAGCAGCGCTCGCTATGGCCACATGAACGGGCTTCACGCCATGCGACTGGTCCAGGGCACTCATCGATGGACCGTGACCTTCGATGATATTCTGGAGGCCGATGTCTTGCTCCTCGTCGGAACAAACATTACCGAAACCAACCCAATCACCGGACTCAAGGTCAAAGAGGCGGTCAAGAAACGTCGCGCCACCTTGATCACGCTTGAATCTCTGGAACCGGTAGTTGGGACGATCAGCAACATTGCGACCCTCTCCAACCATCATTTTCGCACCGCCCCAAGCGACATCCCTACAACCATCCTTGGCTTGTTGAAAGCCATCGTCGAGCAGGGTCTGATACAGCCAAGCCTGACGCAGCAATACCCCGCCTATGTCGGAGCCGTCACGAGCGCATTACAGGAAGTCTCTTGGCAGGATCTTCAGGCGATAACAGGAATGGCACCCGACGCATTCGCGCAGGCTGCCAAGGTCCTGGCCGCAAGCAAACGAGTCGTCGTCCTAGCCGGACAACTACTCCTCCGCAGCGAACGAGGATATAGCGGATCCTTGACCCTCCTTGATCTGCTGCTGCTGACCGGTAAGCTCGATCAACCAGGCTGTGGGTTTGCCCCGCTGGCGGAAGAGAACAATGACCAGGGTGCTGTGGAAATGGGGGCCGTAGCTGAATTTCTTCCCGGCGTCTGTTTCGTGAGCAGCCGTACCGACCATGATCGAATCATGAAGCAGTGGAACGCGGATGTTCCTCCCAGCACAGGGGCCTCCCTCGTGGAAATGCTGGATCGCGCCAGAGCGGGATCGATGAAGGCCATGTTCATCGTCGGCGAGAATCCGGTCGGAAGCCTCCCCGCAGCACTGCACGCCGAGGACGCTTTGCGCAAACTCGATTTATTGGTCTGTCAGGAGCTCTTTTTGACTGAGACTGCCGCACTCGCTCACGTCGTACTGCCGGCCGCATCGTTCCTGGAGAAAAGCGGGACGTTTACGAATACCGAAGGACATGTCCAAGCCGTTCGTCCTTCGATTGAGCCTCTTGGAGAAAGCCGGCCGGACTGGGAAGTTTTTTCGGCGCTCTCCATTTTATTAGGTTCACCGATGGAATACGCCGAGAGCAAAGAGATCCTGAAGGAGATTCGGAGCCTGATTCCCGGTTATGGATCCCTTGGACCTACCCCGCTGCCTTCGAAAGTCGATCGCGTGATCATGGAACGCTATCTCACCGATGGCTATCAACGTGATCTTGCGGTGCGATACCGACTCGTGGCACCGAAATCCCGCCCGGATGGAACATTGCGACTCGACTTAGTCCAGAGTCTGTTTCACTCGGGAAAGTTCTCAACCCGTTCCAAGGGGTTGTTACAAATAGAGGACAGGGGACGGCTTCGGATCAATCCCGTTGACGCAGCCCGCTTTGCCTTAGTGGACGGCGACCGAGTTCGCCTCTCCAGCACCTCCGGAGAAATGACGACCGAAGTAAAGCTTGTGGAACGGGTCCCACAGGGAACAGCCTGGTTCCCGGACCACTTCGGCCAAACTGCCGTCCGGTTATTTGACTGCGCCATTGATCCCATCACCCATGCGCCATCCCTCCGAACGACAACCGTGTCCATGATGAGGGTGGCCTGA